From a single Bos indicus isolate NIAB-ARS_2022 breed Sahiwal x Tharparkar chromosome 11, NIAB-ARS_B.indTharparkar_mat_pri_1.0, whole genome shotgun sequence genomic region:
- the UAP1L1 gene encoding UDP-N-acetylhexosamine pyrophosphorylase-like protein 1 isoform X4, with product MASEADLRARLQRASQEHLLRFCAELAPEPRAALLAQLEALEPEALRQHCQRAAAACARPPGPPPDLAARLQPLPLERVGSASEGDPQTRRLWEEEGFHQIALNKVAVLLLAGGQGTRLGVTYPKGMYQVGLPSQKTLYQLQAERIRRVEQLAGERYGTRCTVPWYIMTSEFTLEPTAKFFKEHDFFHLDPNNVIMFEQRMLPAVSFDGRAILERKDKVAMAPDGNGGLYSALEDHQILEDMERRGVEFVHVYCVDNILVRLADPLFIGFCVLRGADCGAKVVEKAYPEEPVGVVCQVDGVPQVVEYSEISPEVAQLRAPGGGLLYNAGNICNHFFTRDFLRTVTRELEPLLQPHVAVKKVPCVDEHGNPVKPLQPNGIKMEKFVFDVLPFAKNFMAFQVLREEEFSPLKNADSADRDNPSTSRRALLAQHCRWALRAGARFLDVHGAQLPEQLRDIKSP from the exons ATGGCCTCGGAGGCGGACCTGCGCGCCCGGCTGCAGCGCGCCAGCCAGGAGCACCTCCTGCGCTTCTGCGCCGAGCTGGCGCCGGAGCCCCGCGCCGCGCTGCTGGCCCAACTCGAGGCCCTGGAGCCCGAGGCGCTGCGCCAGCACTGCCAGCGCGCGGCTGCTGCCTGCGCGCGCCCCCCGGGCCCGCCGCCCGACCTGGCTGCGCGCCTGCAGCCCCTGCCTCTTGAGCGCGTGGGCAGCGCGAGCGAGGGTGACCCCCAGACCCGGCGGCTCTGGGAGGAGGAAG GTTTCCATCAGATCGCCCTGAACAAGGTGGCCGTGCTGCTGCTGGCTGGCGGGCAGGGCACCCGCCTGGGCGTGACCTACCCCAAGGGCATGTATCAAGTGGGGCTGCCCAGCCAGAAGACCCTGTACCAACTGCAGGCAGAACGGATTCGGCGGGTGGAGCAGTTGGCCGGCGAGCGCTACGGGACCCGCTGCACTGTGCCCTG GTACATCATGACCAGTGAGTTCACGCTGGAGCCCACAGCCAAGTTCTTCAAGGAGCATGACTTTTTCCACTTGGATCCCAACAACGTGATCATGTTTGAACAGCGCATGCTGCCTGCTGTGTCCTTCGATGGCAGGGCCATCCTGGAGAGGAAAGACAAGGTCGCCATGGCACCAG ATGGCAATGGGGGCCTGTACAGCGCGCTGGAGGACCACCAGATCCTAGAGGACATGGAGCGGCGAGGAGTGGAGTTCGTGCACGTGTACTGTGTGGACAACATCCTGGTGCGGCTGGCCGACCCGCTCTTCATAGGTTTCTGCGTGCTGCGGGGCGCCGACTGTGGAGCCAAG GTGGTGGAGAAGGCGTACCCTGAGGAGCCAGTGGGCGTGGTGTGCCAGGTGGACGGCGTCCCCCAGGTGGTGGAGTACAGCGAGATCAGCCCCGAGGTGGCGCAGCTGCGCGCGCCAGGTGGGGGCCTGCTGTACAACGCAGGCAACATCTGCAACCACTTCTTCACCCGAGACTTCCTCCGGACGGTCACCAG GGAGCTCGAGCCCCTGCTGCAGCCACACGTGGCTGTGAAGAAGGTCCCCTGTGTGGATGAGCACGGGAACCCAGTAAAGCCGCTGCAGCCGAATGGGATCAAGATGGAGAAGTTCGTGTTTGACGTGCTCCCGTTTGCCAA GAACTTCATGGCCTTCCAAGTGCTGCGGGAGGAGGAGTTCTCCCCACTCAAGAACGCTGACTCAGCCGACAGGGACAACCCCTCCACGTCCCGGCGGGCCCTGCTTGCCCAGCACTGCCGGTGGGCCCTGCGGGCAGGCGCCCGCTTCCTGGACGTGCACGGGGCCCAGCTccccgagcagctcag GGACATAAAGTCTCCGTGA
- the ENTPD2 gene encoding ectonucleoside triphosphate diphosphohydrolase 2 has product MAGKALSLLPPLLLAAAGLAGLLLLCVPTRDIREPPALKYGIVLDAGSSHTSMFIYKWPADKENDTGIVGQHSSCDAQGGGISSYADNPSGAGQSLVECLNQALRDVPKERHAGTPLYLGATAGMRLLNLTSPEASANVLAAVTQTLTQYPFDFRGARILSGQDEGVFGWVTANYLLENFIKYGWVGRWFRPRKGTLGAMDLGGASTQITFETTSPTEDPANEVQLRLYGQRYRVYTHSFLCYGRDQVLRRLLARALQTHGSHPCWPRGYSTHVMLWDVYESPCTAAQRPQAFNRSARVSLAGSSDPALCRSLVSQLFNSSSCHFSRCSFNGVFQPPVAGKFIAFSAFFYTMDFLRTVMGLPVATLQQLEGAVVTLCNQTWSELQARAPDDRARLPDYCAGAMFVQQLLSRGYGFDERSFGGVTFQKKAGDTAVGWALGYMLNLTNLIPADPPGLRKGTDFSSWVVLLLLFAAMLLAAFALLLHQARSTKSASTI; this is encoded by the exons ATGGCCGGGAAGGCGCTGTCGCTGCTGCCACCGCTGCTGCTGGCCGCCGCCGGCCTCGCCGGCCTCCTGCTGCTGTGCGTCCCCACCCGCGACATCCGGGAGCCGCCCGCCCTCAAG TATGGCATCGTCCTGGATGCGGGCTCTTCCCACACGTCCATGTTCATCTACAAGTGGCCGGCGGACAAAGAGAATGACACAGGCATCGTGGGCCAGCACAGCTCCTGCGACGCGCAAG GTGGAGGCATCTCTAGCTATGCTGACAACCCTTCTGGAGCCGGGCAGAGCCTTGTGGAATGCCTGAACCAGGCGCTTCGGGACGTGCCCAAGGAGAGACACGCGGGCACGCCACTCTACCTGGGAGCCACGGCAGGCATGCGCCTGCTCAA CCTGACCAGTCCAGAGGCTTCAGCCAATGTGCTAGCTGCCGTGACGCAGACGCTGACCCAGTACCCCTTTGACTTCCGCGGTGCCCGCATCCTCTCAGGCCAGGATGAGGGTGTGTTTGGCTGGGTGACCGCCAACTACTTGCTGGAAAACTTCATCAAG TACGGCTGGGTGGGCCGGTGGTTCCGGCCAAGGAAGGGGACGCTGGGGGCCATGGACCTGGGGGGAGCCTCCACACAGATCACCTTCGAGACGACCAGCCCCACGGAGGATCCGGCCAACGAGGTTCAGCTCCGGCTCTACGGCCAGCGCTACCGAGTGTATACTCACAGCTTCCTCTGCTACGGCCGTGACCAGGTTCTGCGGAGGCTGCTAGCCCGTGCGCTCCAG ACCCACGGGTCCCACCCCTGCTGGCCACGGGGCTATTCCACTCACGTGATGCTCTGGGATGTCTACGAGTCGCCCTGTACTGCTGCCCAGCGGCCCCAGGCCTTCAACAGGAGCGCCAGGGTCAGCCTGGCGGGCAGCAGTGACCCTGCCCTATGCCGCAGCCTCGTCTCCCAGCTCTTTAACTCCTCCTCCTGCCACTTCTCCAGATGCTCCTTCAACGGAGTCTTCCAGCCCCCTGTGGCTGGGAAGTTTATC gccttctctgctttcttctacACGATGGACTTCCTGAGAACGGTGATGGGGCTGCCCGTGGCAACTCTGCAGCAACTAGAGGGGGCTGTAGTCACCCTCTGCAACCAGACATGGAGTGAG CTGCAGGCTCGGGCGCCGGACGACCGAGCCCGCCTGCCCGACTACTGTGCCGGGGCGATGTTCGTGCAGCAGCTGCTGAGCCGCGGATACGGCTTCGACGAGCGCTCCTTCGGAGGCGTGACCTTCCAGAAGAAG GCCGGGGACACTGCGGTCGGCTGGGCGCTTGGCTACATGCTGAACCTGACCAACCTGATCCCCGCTGACCCGCCTGGGCTGCGCAAAGGCACAGACTTCAGCTCCTGGGTCGTCCTCCTCCTGCTCTTCGCCGCCATGCTCCTGGCCGCGTTTGCCCTCCTGCTGCACCAGGCACGCTCCACCAAGTCGGCGAGCACCATCTAG
- the UAP1L1 gene encoding UDP-N-acetylhexosamine pyrophosphorylase-like protein 1 isoform X1: MASEADLRARLQRASQEHLLRFCAELAPEPRAALLAQLEALEPEALRQHCQRAAAACARPPGPPPDLAARLQPLPLERVGSASEGDPQTRRLWEEEGFHQIALNKVAVLLLAGGQGTRLGVTYPKGMYQVGLPSQKTLYQLQAERIRRVEQLAGERYGTRCTVPWYIMTSEFTLEPTAKFFKEHDFFHLDPNNVIMFEQRMLPAVSFDGRAILERKDKVAMAPDGNGGLYSALEDHQILEDMERRGVEFVHVYCVDNILVRLADPLFIGFCVLRGADCGAKVVEKAYPEEPVGVVCQVDGVPQVVEYSEISPEVAQLRAPGGGLLYNAGNICNHFFTRDFLRTVTRELEPLLQPHVAVKKVPCVDEHGNPVKPLQPNGIKMEKFVFDVLPFAKNFMAFQVLREEEFSPLKNADSADRDNPSTSRRALLAQHCRWALRAGARFLDVHGAQLPEQLSLPGSAEPPAICEISPLVSYAGELLHRPAEGLGQTRVTNEEAEVEGPARPRGSSLPRRGSLFPKSSSLGKLLKQLAFTKPFYFQIIIPSREVSLSAERSRVHLAVSCNVCPSVIRGRCDQEILVVLSPLSRVRLPVGWGSHGYKHLPPASLGATCPIISHPDSC, encoded by the exons ATGGCCTCGGAGGCGGACCTGCGCGCCCGGCTGCAGCGCGCCAGCCAGGAGCACCTCCTGCGCTTCTGCGCCGAGCTGGCGCCGGAGCCCCGCGCCGCGCTGCTGGCCCAACTCGAGGCCCTGGAGCCCGAGGCGCTGCGCCAGCACTGCCAGCGCGCGGCTGCTGCCTGCGCGCGCCCCCCGGGCCCGCCGCCCGACCTGGCTGCGCGCCTGCAGCCCCTGCCTCTTGAGCGCGTGGGCAGCGCGAGCGAGGGTGACCCCCAGACCCGGCGGCTCTGGGAGGAGGAAG GTTTCCATCAGATCGCCCTGAACAAGGTGGCCGTGCTGCTGCTGGCTGGCGGGCAGGGCACCCGCCTGGGCGTGACCTACCCCAAGGGCATGTATCAAGTGGGGCTGCCCAGCCAGAAGACCCTGTACCAACTGCAGGCAGAACGGATTCGGCGGGTGGAGCAGTTGGCCGGCGAGCGCTACGGGACCCGCTGCACTGTGCCCTG GTACATCATGACCAGTGAGTTCACGCTGGAGCCCACAGCCAAGTTCTTCAAGGAGCATGACTTTTTCCACTTGGATCCCAACAACGTGATCATGTTTGAACAGCGCATGCTGCCTGCTGTGTCCTTCGATGGCAGGGCCATCCTGGAGAGGAAAGACAAGGTCGCCATGGCACCAG ATGGCAATGGGGGCCTGTACAGCGCGCTGGAGGACCACCAGATCCTAGAGGACATGGAGCGGCGAGGAGTGGAGTTCGTGCACGTGTACTGTGTGGACAACATCCTGGTGCGGCTGGCCGACCCGCTCTTCATAGGTTTCTGCGTGCTGCGGGGCGCCGACTGTGGAGCCAAG GTGGTGGAGAAGGCGTACCCTGAGGAGCCAGTGGGCGTGGTGTGCCAGGTGGACGGCGTCCCCCAGGTGGTGGAGTACAGCGAGATCAGCCCCGAGGTGGCGCAGCTGCGCGCGCCAGGTGGGGGCCTGCTGTACAACGCAGGCAACATCTGCAACCACTTCTTCACCCGAGACTTCCTCCGGACGGTCACCAG GGAGCTCGAGCCCCTGCTGCAGCCACACGTGGCTGTGAAGAAGGTCCCCTGTGTGGATGAGCACGGGAACCCAGTAAAGCCGCTGCAGCCGAATGGGATCAAGATGGAGAAGTTCGTGTTTGACGTGCTCCCGTTTGCCAA GAACTTCATGGCCTTCCAAGTGCTGCGGGAGGAGGAGTTCTCCCCACTCAAGAACGCTGACTCAGCCGACAGGGACAACCCCTCCACGTCCCGGCGGGCCCTGCTTGCCCAGCACTGCCGGTGGGCCCTGCGGGCAGGCGCCCGCTTCCTGGACGTGCACGGGGCCCAGCTccccgagcagctcag CCTGCCTGGCAGCGCAGAGCCTCCAGCCATCTGTGAGATCTCCCCCTTGGTGTCATACGCTGGAGAG CTGCTCCACAGGCCAGCAGAGGGCCTGGGGCAGACGAGGGTCACCAACGAGGAGGCCGAGGTTGAGGGTCCCGCCCGGCCCAGGGGCTCCTCACTGCCACGACGGGGCAGCCTCTTTCCCAAGTCGAGTTCGTTGGGTAAACTATTAAAACAGCTTGCTTTCACAaagcctttttattttcaaataattataccTTCACGTGAGGTTTCGCTCAGCGCAGAGAGGTCCCGGGTACACCTCGCCGTCTCCTGCAATGTCTGTCCTTCTGTGATACGAGGACGCTGTGACCAGGAGATCCTGGTCGTGCTGAGTCCTCTCTCCCGGGTGAGGCTCCCTGTGGGTTGGGGGTCCCATGGCTACAAGCATCTCCCTCCTGCTTCCTTAGGAGCCACGTGCCCCATCATCTCTCACCCAGACAGCTGCTAA
- the UAP1L1 gene encoding UDP-N-acetylhexosamine pyrophosphorylase-like protein 1 isoform X2 — MASEADLRARLQRASQEHLLRFCAELAPEPRAALLAQLEALEPEALRQHCQRAAAACARPPGPPPDLAARLQPLPLERVGSASEGDPQTRRLWEEEGFHQIALNKVAVLLLAGGQGTRLGVTYPKGMYQVGLPSQKTLYQLQAERIRRVEQLAGERYGTRCTVPWYIMTSEFTLEPTAKFFKEHDFFHLDPNNVIMFEQRMLPAVSFDGRAILERKDKVAMAPDGNGGLYSALEDHQILEDMERRGVEFVHVYCVDNILVRLADPLFIGFCVLRGADCGAKVVEKAYPEEPVGVVCQVDGVPQVVEYSEISPEVAQLRAPGGGLLYNAGNICNHFFTRDFLRTVTRELEPLLQPHVAVKKVPCVDEHGNPVKPLQPNGIKMEKFVFDVLPFAKNFMAFQVLREEEFSPLKNADSADRDNPSTSRRALLAQHCRWALRAGARFLDVHGAQLPEQLSLPGSAEPPAICEISPLVSYAGEGHKVSVKKLHLIKQHRYLGRHILENTNKSNIPLLGLEMAIICYRCTFLTANPLPCPNKLSLLTKQLATFTVDRSDG, encoded by the exons ATGGCCTCGGAGGCGGACCTGCGCGCCCGGCTGCAGCGCGCCAGCCAGGAGCACCTCCTGCGCTTCTGCGCCGAGCTGGCGCCGGAGCCCCGCGCCGCGCTGCTGGCCCAACTCGAGGCCCTGGAGCCCGAGGCGCTGCGCCAGCACTGCCAGCGCGCGGCTGCTGCCTGCGCGCGCCCCCCGGGCCCGCCGCCCGACCTGGCTGCGCGCCTGCAGCCCCTGCCTCTTGAGCGCGTGGGCAGCGCGAGCGAGGGTGACCCCCAGACCCGGCGGCTCTGGGAGGAGGAAG GTTTCCATCAGATCGCCCTGAACAAGGTGGCCGTGCTGCTGCTGGCTGGCGGGCAGGGCACCCGCCTGGGCGTGACCTACCCCAAGGGCATGTATCAAGTGGGGCTGCCCAGCCAGAAGACCCTGTACCAACTGCAGGCAGAACGGATTCGGCGGGTGGAGCAGTTGGCCGGCGAGCGCTACGGGACCCGCTGCACTGTGCCCTG GTACATCATGACCAGTGAGTTCACGCTGGAGCCCACAGCCAAGTTCTTCAAGGAGCATGACTTTTTCCACTTGGATCCCAACAACGTGATCATGTTTGAACAGCGCATGCTGCCTGCTGTGTCCTTCGATGGCAGGGCCATCCTGGAGAGGAAAGACAAGGTCGCCATGGCACCAG ATGGCAATGGGGGCCTGTACAGCGCGCTGGAGGACCACCAGATCCTAGAGGACATGGAGCGGCGAGGAGTGGAGTTCGTGCACGTGTACTGTGTGGACAACATCCTGGTGCGGCTGGCCGACCCGCTCTTCATAGGTTTCTGCGTGCTGCGGGGCGCCGACTGTGGAGCCAAG GTGGTGGAGAAGGCGTACCCTGAGGAGCCAGTGGGCGTGGTGTGCCAGGTGGACGGCGTCCCCCAGGTGGTGGAGTACAGCGAGATCAGCCCCGAGGTGGCGCAGCTGCGCGCGCCAGGTGGGGGCCTGCTGTACAACGCAGGCAACATCTGCAACCACTTCTTCACCCGAGACTTCCTCCGGACGGTCACCAG GGAGCTCGAGCCCCTGCTGCAGCCACACGTGGCTGTGAAGAAGGTCCCCTGTGTGGATGAGCACGGGAACCCAGTAAAGCCGCTGCAGCCGAATGGGATCAAGATGGAGAAGTTCGTGTTTGACGTGCTCCCGTTTGCCAA GAACTTCATGGCCTTCCAAGTGCTGCGGGAGGAGGAGTTCTCCCCACTCAAGAACGCTGACTCAGCCGACAGGGACAACCCCTCCACGTCCCGGCGGGCCCTGCTTGCCCAGCACTGCCGGTGGGCCCTGCGGGCAGGCGCCCGCTTCCTGGACGTGCACGGGGCCCAGCTccccgagcagctcag CCTGCCTGGCAGCGCAGAGCCTCCAGCCATCTGTGAGATCTCCCCCTTGGTGTCATACGCTGGAGAG GGACATAAAGTCTCCGTGAAAAAACTGCATTTGATCAAACAGCATCGATACTTAGGCCGCCATATCTTGGAAAACACCAACAAAAGTAATATTCCTCTCCTTGGTCTCGAAATGGCTATTATTTGCTACAGGTGCACCTTCTTAACTGCAAACCCTTTGCCATGCCCGAATAAACTCAGTTTGCTGACCAAACAGCTGGCTACTTTTACGGTTGACAGGTCCGATGGATGA
- the SAPCD2 gene encoding suppressor APC domain-containing protein 2, whose translation MLMSVDATGRPIQKVAAIVGVGRAPPGPLSDCAGTEPGRLEAECCGRAPMAGAAMAEPGGGPPPAPGTEGLPRAFLQSLRTLFDILDDRRRGLVHLREIESRWRGADARELPRGVLEGLRQVAPASGYLTFERFVAGLRTALPSADGGTRGPARDPAREGCSARPGGQPPPSRLVFAPADEPRTVLERKPLPLGARPAPAAPGVASRNLEKPCGPAEAAAGPAEPERPRGAALERSPSKDTGAVTCRAQELGTGAAHWGPRARGERRRHTITNGVDCALLKQMRELQQEQEVLLQGLEMMARGREWYQQQLQRLQERQHRLGQSRASSDLGAEGSPRLLGQLLPKVQEVARCLGELLAAACATRALPSSSSGPPGPVSPSAPNWQQQTILMLKEQNRLLTQEVTDKSERITQLEQEKSALIKQLFEARALSQQDAGPLDSTFM comes from the exons ATGCTAATGAGCGTTGACGCCACGGGGAGGCCCATTCAAAAAGTCGCCGCTATTGTCGGGGTGGGTCGCGCGCCGCCGGGCCCGCTGTCGGACTGCGCAGGGACCGAACCGGGGCGGCTTGAGGCCGAGTGCTGCGGACGGGCGCCCATGGCCGGAGCCGCCATGGCCGAGCCGGGCGGCGGGCCGCCTCCCGCGCCCGGCACGGAGGGGCTGCCGCGCGCCTTTCTGCAGAGCTTGCGCACGCTCTTCGACATCTTGGACGACCGGCGGCGCGGCCTCGTGCACTTGCGGGAGATCGAGTCCCGCTGGCGGGGCGCCGACGCGCGCGAGCTGCCCCGCGGCGTGCTCGAGGGCCTGCGCCAGGTGGCCCCAGCCAGCGGCTACTTAACCTTCGAGCGCTTCGTGGCCGGCCTGCGCACCGCGCTGCCGAGCGCCGACGGCGGCACGCGGGGCCCCGCACGCGACCCGGCCCGGGAAGGCTGCTCGGCGCGGCCCGGGGGCCAGCCGCCGCCCTCGCGCCTGGTGTTCGCGCCGGCCGACGAGCCGCGGACCGTCCTGGAGAGGAAGCCCCTGCCCCTGGGCGCGCGCCCCGCGCCGGCTGCCCCCGGCGTCGCGAGTCGGAACCTGGAGAAGCCGTGCGGCCCGGCGGAGGCGGCGGCCGGTCCGGCGGAGCCCGAGCGGCCCCGGGGCGCGGCGCTGGAGCGGAGCCCGAGCAAGGACACGG GAGCAGTGACCTGCAGGGCCCAGGAACTCGGCACGGGGGCCGCCCACTGGGGGCCCCGTGCCCGAGGGGAACGGCGGAGGCACACCATCACCAACGGCGTGGACTGCGCCCTG CTGAAGCAGATGAGGGAGCTGCAGCAGGAGCAGGAAGTGCTGCTGCAGGGTCTGGAGATGATGGCACGGGGCCGGGAGTGGtaccagcagcagctgcagcgccTGCAGGAGCGCCAGCACCGCCTGGGCCAGAGCAGGGCCAGCTCG gaccTCGGGGCTGAGGGCAGCCCCCGCCTGCTGGGGCAGCTGCTGCCCAAGGTGCAGGAGGTGGCCCGGTGCCTGGGGGAGCTTCTGGCTGCGGCCTGTGCTACCAGG GCTCTGCCCTCGTCCTCCTCGGGGCCCCCTGGCCCTGTGTCACCCTCGGCCCCCAACTGGCAGCAGCAGACCATCCTCATGCTGAAGGAGCAGAACCGGCTCCTGACCCAG GAGGTGACCGACAAGAGTGAGCGGATCACACAGCTGGAGCAGGAGAAGTCTGCCCTCATCAAGCAGCTGTTTGAGGCCCGAGCCCTCAGCCAGCAGGACGCCGGGCCCCTGGACTCCACCTTCATGTAG
- the UAP1L1 gene encoding UDP-N-acetylhexosamine pyrophosphorylase-like protein 1 isoform X3: MASEADLRARLQRASQEHLLRFCAELAPEPRAALLAQLEALEPEALRQHCQRAAAACARPPGPPPDLAARLQPLPLERVGSASEGDPQTRRLWEEEGFHQIALNKVAVLLLAGGQGTRLGVTYPKGMYQVGLPSQKTLYQLQAERIRRVEQLAGERYGTRCTVPWYIMTSEFTLEPTAKFFKEHDFFHLDPNNVIMFEQRMLPAVSFDGRAILERKDKVAMAPDGNGGLYSALEDHQILEDMERRGVEFVHVYCVDNILVRLADPLFIGFCVLRGADCGAKVVEKAYPEEPVGVVCQVDGVPQVVEYSEISPEVAQLRAPGGGLLYNAGNICNHFFTRDFLRTVTRELEPLLQPHVAVKKVPCVDEHGNPVKPLQPNGIKMEKFVFDVLPFAKNFMAFQVLREEEFSPLKNADSADRDNPSTSRRALLAQHCRWALRAGARFLDVHGAQLPEQLSLPGSAEPPAICEISPLVSYAGEGLEKYLRGREFRPPLILDEAMARELRP; encoded by the exons ATGGCCTCGGAGGCGGACCTGCGCGCCCGGCTGCAGCGCGCCAGCCAGGAGCACCTCCTGCGCTTCTGCGCCGAGCTGGCGCCGGAGCCCCGCGCCGCGCTGCTGGCCCAACTCGAGGCCCTGGAGCCCGAGGCGCTGCGCCAGCACTGCCAGCGCGCGGCTGCTGCCTGCGCGCGCCCCCCGGGCCCGCCGCCCGACCTGGCTGCGCGCCTGCAGCCCCTGCCTCTTGAGCGCGTGGGCAGCGCGAGCGAGGGTGACCCCCAGACCCGGCGGCTCTGGGAGGAGGAAG GTTTCCATCAGATCGCCCTGAACAAGGTGGCCGTGCTGCTGCTGGCTGGCGGGCAGGGCACCCGCCTGGGCGTGACCTACCCCAAGGGCATGTATCAAGTGGGGCTGCCCAGCCAGAAGACCCTGTACCAACTGCAGGCAGAACGGATTCGGCGGGTGGAGCAGTTGGCCGGCGAGCGCTACGGGACCCGCTGCACTGTGCCCTG GTACATCATGACCAGTGAGTTCACGCTGGAGCCCACAGCCAAGTTCTTCAAGGAGCATGACTTTTTCCACTTGGATCCCAACAACGTGATCATGTTTGAACAGCGCATGCTGCCTGCTGTGTCCTTCGATGGCAGGGCCATCCTGGAGAGGAAAGACAAGGTCGCCATGGCACCAG ATGGCAATGGGGGCCTGTACAGCGCGCTGGAGGACCACCAGATCCTAGAGGACATGGAGCGGCGAGGAGTGGAGTTCGTGCACGTGTACTGTGTGGACAACATCCTGGTGCGGCTGGCCGACCCGCTCTTCATAGGTTTCTGCGTGCTGCGGGGCGCCGACTGTGGAGCCAAG GTGGTGGAGAAGGCGTACCCTGAGGAGCCAGTGGGCGTGGTGTGCCAGGTGGACGGCGTCCCCCAGGTGGTGGAGTACAGCGAGATCAGCCCCGAGGTGGCGCAGCTGCGCGCGCCAGGTGGGGGCCTGCTGTACAACGCAGGCAACATCTGCAACCACTTCTTCACCCGAGACTTCCTCCGGACGGTCACCAG GGAGCTCGAGCCCCTGCTGCAGCCACACGTGGCTGTGAAGAAGGTCCCCTGTGTGGATGAGCACGGGAACCCAGTAAAGCCGCTGCAGCCGAATGGGATCAAGATGGAGAAGTTCGTGTTTGACGTGCTCCCGTTTGCCAA GAACTTCATGGCCTTCCAAGTGCTGCGGGAGGAGGAGTTCTCCCCACTCAAGAACGCTGACTCAGCCGACAGGGACAACCCCTCCACGTCCCGGCGGGCCCTGCTTGCCCAGCACTGCCGGTGGGCCCTGCGGGCAGGCGCCCGCTTCCTGGACGTGCACGGGGCCCAGCTccccgagcagctcag CCTGCCTGGCAGCGCAGAGCCTCCAGCCATCTGTGAGATCTCCCCCTTGGTGTCATACGCTGGAGAG GGGCTGGAGAAGTACCTGCGAGGCCGTGAGTTCCGGCCCCCACTCATCCTGGACGAGGCCATGGCCAGGGAGCTGCGGCCCTGA